The Aphelocoma coerulescens isolate FSJ_1873_10779 chromosome 2, UR_Acoe_1.0, whole genome shotgun sequence genome contains a region encoding:
- the TRIB1 gene encoding tribbles homolog 1: MSRPASLLPAARCRSAPAKRLQPLHDGPAEEAPAAKCPRLAECGPPDCLSAPGSPCAPASPAGGGGAAGPSLIASYLLLPLAEREQVSRALSVSSGRELRCKVFPLKHYQDKIRPYIQLPSHRNITGVVEVILGDTKAYVFFEKDFGDMHSYVRSCKRLREEEAARLFKQIVSAVAHCHQSAIVLGDLKLRKFVFSNEERTQLRLESLEDTHIIKGEDDALSDKHGCPAYVSPEILNTTGTYSGKSADVWSLGVMLYTLLVGRYPFHDSDPSTLFSKIRRGQFCIPDHVSPKARCLIRSLLRREPSERLTAPEILLHPWFEAVLEPGYTDQETGTSDQIVPEYHGDSDDISSFFC, translated from the exons ATGAGCCGCCCCGCGTCCCTGCTGCCGGCCGCCCGCTGCCGCAGCGCCCCGGCCAAGCGCCTCCAGCCCCTGCACGACGGCCCCGCCGAGGAAGCGCCGGCCGCCAAGTGCCCTCGGCTCGCCGAATGCGGCCCCCCGGACTGCCTGAGCGCTCCCGGGTCGCCGTGTGCCCCCGCTTCTcccgccggcggcggcggcgcggcgggtcCCAGCCTGATCGCCTCGtacctgctgctgccgctggccGAGCGGGAGCAGGTGTCCAGGGCGCTGAGCGTCAGCTCGGGCCGGGAGCTGCGCTGCAAG GTGTTCCCCCTCAAACACTACCAGGACAAGATCCGACCTTACATTCAGCTGCCGTCACACAGAAACATCACCGGGGTTGTTGAAGTCATTCTCGGGGACACCAAGGCCTATGTGTTCTTTGAAAAGGACTTTGGGGACATGCACTCCTACGTGAGGAGCTGCAAGAGGCTGCGGGAAGAGGAGGCTGCCCGGCTGTTCAAGCAGATTGTCTCCGCTGTAGCTCACTGCCACCAGTCAGCCATCGTACTTGGTGACCTCAAGCTCAGGAAATTTGTCTTCTCTAATGAAGAAAG GACTCAGCTGCGTCTGGAGAGCCTGGAAGACACACACATCATCAAAGGTGAAGACGATGCACTCTCAGACAAGCACGGCTGCCCAGCATACGTCAGTCCTGAGATCCTAAACACAACAGGGACTTACTCTGGAAAATCGGCAGATGTGTGGAGTTTGGGAGTGATGCTCTATACCCTGCTGGTGGGACGCTATCCCTTCCATGACTCGGACCCTAGCACTCTGTTTTCCAAAATCCGGCGTGGACAGTTCTGTATTCCTGACCATGTCTCCCCCAAAGCCCGCTGCCTCATCCGCAGCCTCCTGCGGCGGGAGCCTTCTGAAAGACTCACTGCTCCAGAGATCTTGCTTCACCCTTGGTTTGAGGCAGTCTTGGAGCCTGGATATACAGACCAGGAGACGGGAACTTCAGATCAGATTGTCCCAGAATATCATGGAGACAGTGATGATATTagttccttcttctgctaa